The DNA sequence CATCCTTGTTGCGGGTGATGTCCTGCACTTCGCTGGACAGCTTCAGGTCGAAGTTGTCCTGGGTTTTCAGGTGGCCGACGAACTGGCGGGTGATCTCGCCGAAGTTGACGTCGGTACCGATCGGGGTCCAGGTCACGGCTAGCTTCTGGTTCGGGTCGCGGCCTTCCATCATCAGCGGGACCCATTTGGCGATCTGCGCGTGGTCCTCGGAGTACTGCATCGGGCGGAACAGCGGGCTGGCTTGCAGCGCGTCGTAACGCTTCTTGAGGAACTTGATGTTGTCATCGCCCCACACGAAGCTCATGTGCGGCGTGGTGTTGATGAACGAGTGCGGGTTCTTCAGCACGCCCTGGCGCACCTGCCAGGCCCAGAACTGGCGGGAGATCTGGAAGGCCTCGTTGATTTCGATGGCCTTGCTGATGTTGACGTTGCCGTCTTTGTCTTCCGGGGTGTAGTTCAGCTCGGCCAGTGCGGAGTGGCCGGTACCGGCGTTGTTCCAGCCGTTGGAGCTTTCCTCGGCCACGCCGTCCAGGCGCTCGACCATTTCCATCGACCAGCTTGGCTCCAGCTCGTGCAGCCACACGGCCAGGGTGGAGCTCATGATGCCGCCGCCGACCAGCAGCACGTCTACTTTCTTGGTTTCTGCGGCGTACGCTTGCATGCAGCTTGCAGCGACAGCCAGGCCCAGCAAGGTCTTGCCAGCTTTCTTGAACATTGATCAATTCCAGTCAGGAGAACGGAGGGCGGGCCTGTGGCTGGCCCAGGTAACGCGTGTTCTTCAGCGCAGGCTTGTTGTGATCATTGTTCAGCAGCCAGAGAACCAGAAAACGACCCGGCCTTTCGTCGAATTGACCGACAGCGCTGAATCGTTTTTCCGGATTGTAACCGAATTGCCAGCACAAACAAATTGCCGCCCGGCGCGTCAAGGCGGCGGGTTGCCCCAGTGACGGATTGCCGCGCCGGCAAACAAAAACCCCCGGCCATGTACATGACCGGGGGCCTTGGATCACGCCGCAAGCGTCGCGATCAGGGTACCGCCAAGATTACTGCTGCTGAGGCAGTTTATCGATCGGGCCGCAGCCACCGATGATCTTGGAGATGGAAACCGAAGGGTGGAACAGGTAGTCGTAGCTGCAGTTTTTCGGCTGGTTGTAAACCTGGCCAGTGCAACCCGACAGCAGGGCAACACCCGAAACGACAGCAACGGCTACGGTAGCCTTGAACAGCTTTTTCATACTAAATCCTTTATATGAAATCATTTTCGGCCATCATTCTGATGGCGCCGGGATGATACAGAACCCGAGCCTTGGATCCAAGTCGCAATGTGCGCTCGCTAGTTGCTGTTGTAGGAGCGGCCTTGTGTCGCGATGGGCCGCAAAGCGGCCCCCGGCCTACAACCGAAACTCAGAATAATCCCCTTCCATGTAGGCAATTTCCCAAACATACTGCCAAACCGCTCAAACGGTTGCGACGGATTAAGTCGCGCTCTAGTCTCGGCTTGTCGTTGCGAATTCAACGACCGGCTTTGACAGGCCGACAATTTCCCGCACACGTGCACTGTTTATGGCGGCTGTACGTGGGGCACCTCGTGTGCGCCGAGTTACTCCGGGATCCTCGGTCTGTCAACCCATGTACAGCTGCCACCCTCTTGTTTGACAGCAAGTTCGCGGCGGCTCCAATGATCCTGGAGATGTGTATGCGCAAGATGGTCCCCGATCCACCCCACTCCCTCGACTCCACCCAGGCGCTGCAAGACACCCTGGTCCAATCCACAGAGTACGTACTCTGCGCGCTGTTCGTCGCTCGCCAATCCGTGCAACTCAAACCCGCTACGCCAAGTTCGATTGTGATGCAGGCCGTTATTCATGAAATGGAAGCGGTACAGGGGCTGGTCGAGTCGGCATTGATGCAATTGCAGATGCAGGCCCATTTACCGGCTGAGCCACGCACCTTGCACTAAGCAGGTCTGGCCTCTTCGCGGGTAAACCCGCTCCCACAGGAGGTAATCATTGCCCTCAAGTACTGCGCCGTACCTGTGGGAGCGGGTTCACCCGCGAAGAGGCCGGCCCAGACACCCAAGATTCCAGGGAGAAAAACAATGCCCACCGACGACTCAAAGCAACCCACCACAGCCGGCAAGACCTGCTTCTACCAAGGCGAAAACAACACCCACCCGCTATTCCGCATCGCACCCGGCATCCCCTGCCAGGACGCCCGCGAACAGGCCTCCGAACTGATGGGGTATGTCCGCGACCTGATCATCACCGGTCTGATGGACGGCGACCAGAAACTGATCTGGGCATCGCATTACCTCAGTGCGATGGCGAAGG is a window from the Pseudomonas anuradhapurensis genome containing:
- a CDS encoding YhfL family protein translates to MKKLFKATVAVAVVSGVALLSGCTGQVYNQPKNCSYDYLFHPSVSISKIIGGCGPIDKLPQQQ
- a CDS encoding DUF3077 domain-containing protein — its product is MPTDDSKQPTTAGKTCFYQGENNTHPLFRIAPGIPCQDAREQASELMGYVRDLIITGLMDGDQKLIWASHYLSAMAKALLDDAELGMMKK